Proteins encoded within one genomic window of Pseudodesulfovibrio senegalensis:
- a CDS encoding tetratricopeptide repeat protein, with translation MMRRLPALALALTLSVLFTAGYGCTPKPGPALTPEQAREEKQDSMAAGYLQTAMQDMHDGRFLAPEEAETPLTKAAELDPELTDAFLYRAVARIQQEKWAGAELDLDRVIELDPDMPRAFYLRGFARLRQNKDTAALQDLTRCIELDDTRVDAYVQRGFLHNRAGQHQKAIDDFTQAIGMAPGRFDSYYQRGLANEALGRHYQAAQDFSNAIGADPSSSRAFAQRGKSYLRLNVFGRAIQDLRQAAQMDPGAPEYLEMLARAYAGREDYASALKAIRRALALARARNITDRVDIMERLNAEYTARFLHPEPLIP, from the coding sequence ATGATGCGCCGACTGCCCGCTCTCGCCCTTGCCCTCACACTGTCCGTCCTGTTCACGGCCGGATACGGCTGCACGCCCAAACCCGGGCCAGCGCTCACCCCGGAACAGGCCCGGGAGGAAAAACAGGACTCCATGGCGGCCGGATATCTGCAAACGGCCATGCAGGACATGCACGACGGCCGATTCCTGGCCCCCGAGGAAGCGGAAACGCCCCTGACAAAAGCCGCGGAGCTGGACCCGGAACTGACCGACGCCTTTCTTTACCGCGCCGTGGCCCGCATACAGCAGGAAAAATGGGCCGGGGCCGAACTGGATCTGGACCGGGTCATCGAGCTGGACCCGGACATGCCCCGCGCCTTTTACCTGCGCGGCTTTGCACGGCTGCGGCAAAACAAGGACACGGCAGCGCTGCAGGACCTGACCCGCTGCATCGAGCTGGACGACACCCGCGTGGACGCCTATGTGCAGCGCGGATTCCTGCATAACAGGGCCGGCCAGCACCAAAAGGCCATTGATGATTTCACGCAGGCCATCGGCATGGCCCCGGGACGGTTCGATTCGTATTATCAGCGGGGGTTGGCCAACGAGGCGCTTGGCAGGCATTATCAGGCCGCGCAGGACTTCTCGAACGCCATCGGCGCCGACCCCTCGTCCAGCCGGGCCTTTGCCCAGCGGGGCAAGAGCTATCTGCGCCTGAACGTGTTCGGCAGAGCCATTCAGGACCTCAGGCAGGCCGCGCAGATGGACCCCGGCGCTCCCGAATACCTGGAAATGCTGGCCCGCGCCTATGCCGGGCGCGAGGACTACGCCTCGGCCCTCAAGGCCATCAGGCGCGCACTGGCGCTGGCCCGCGCCAGGAACATCACCGACCGCGTGGACATCATGGAACGCCTCAACGCGGAATACACGGCCAGATTCCTGCATCCCGAACCGCTGATTCCCTAG
- a CDS encoding methyl-accepting chemotaxis protein, protein MKNIRLSYKLVGGFVLSACIALIIGLIGIWAVSELERSCKAVTERNLPAIETLCEITKHLGSEAETMSVLLSPALSRQERTGLYAQAEEHNKALGQAFKKYKTLPKASEEAALSENYEQHIMELEAANAKVVGLSRQVGESDILNPDAFMGNLQQFRGDHYKLESQTANLILTDEAFDGGDDATQCAFGKWMASLDTSNPKMTELLEKIRVPHDRFHEAVKTIKAAMGRNDNTSAMNAFFADMKPAEEEVFSLFREMRQEAARVQGLFNDMTEVLNTEAGTSQRAVNESLEKILNFNTELAAENAAENQAMATRANSSVIIGMAVGVILALAMGILLTRAITGPILKGVNFAKSMADGDFTTELDVDQKDEIGQLAHALNDMVRKLRGIVSQVLSSTDNVSSGSREMATSSETLSQTATEQAAGVEEVSSSMEEMTANIQASATNAQETETLASSAASEAEKSGRAVQETVDAMKTIAEKILVIEEIARQTNLLALNAAIEAARAGEHGKGFAVVAAEVRQLAERSGTAAAEIGELSSSTVDIAGRAGTMIDKLVPDIARTAELVREITSASNEQNAGAQEINTAVQQLDSTIQQNASASEEMAGTADQLANQANALQQAMAFFNIGHHRGTGTITASHAPQALPQGDAEDDEFDRF, encoded by the coding sequence ATGAAAAACATTCGTCTTTCGTACAAGCTCGTGGGCGGATTCGTCCTCAGCGCGTGCATCGCGCTGATCATCGGGCTCATCGGAATCTGGGCGGTTTCGGAGCTGGAACGCTCCTGCAAGGCGGTCACGGAACGCAACCTGCCGGCCATCGAAACCCTGTGCGAGATAACCAAGCACCTCGGCAGTGAGGCTGAAACCATGAGCGTGCTGCTCAGTCCGGCCCTTTCCCGGCAGGAGCGCACAGGGCTCTATGCACAGGCCGAGGAGCACAACAAGGCGCTTGGTCAAGCATTTAAAAAATACAAGACACTGCCCAAGGCATCCGAGGAGGCCGCACTCTCGGAAAACTACGAACAGCACATCATGGAGCTTGAGGCAGCCAACGCAAAGGTCGTCGGCCTTTCGCGTCAGGTGGGCGAAAGCGACATCCTCAACCCGGACGCGTTCATGGGCAACCTTCAGCAATTCCGGGGCGACCATTACAAGCTGGAATCCCAGACCGCCAACCTCATCCTGACAGACGAGGCCTTCGATGGAGGCGACGACGCCACCCAATGCGCATTCGGCAAATGGATGGCTTCGCTGGACACCTCCAACCCGAAAATGACGGAATTGCTGGAAAAAATCCGCGTTCCTCACGACCGTTTCCATGAGGCCGTAAAAACCATCAAGGCGGCCATGGGCCGAAACGACAACACGTCGGCCATGAACGCCTTTTTCGCGGACATGAAGCCGGCCGAGGAAGAAGTCTTTTCCCTGTTCCGCGAAATGCGGCAGGAGGCGGCACGGGTGCAGGGTCTCTTCAACGACATGACCGAGGTGCTCAACACCGAGGCAGGCACAAGTCAACGTGCGGTCAACGAATCACTGGAAAAAATCCTGAACTTCAACACCGAACTGGCCGCCGAAAACGCGGCCGAAAACCAGGCCATGGCCACCCGGGCCAACAGCTCGGTCATCATCGGCATGGCCGTGGGCGTGATACTTGCCCTGGCCATGGGCATACTGCTGACCCGGGCCATCACCGGCCCCATCCTCAAGGGAGTCAATTTCGCCAAGAGCATGGCGGACGGCGACTTCACCACGGAACTGGACGTGGACCAGAAGGACGAAATCGGCCAGCTGGCCCATGCATTGAACGACATGGTTCGCAAACTGCGCGGCATTGTTTCGCAAGTCCTCTCGTCCACGGACAACGTGTCCTCGGGCAGCAGGGAAATGGCCACATCGTCGGAAACTCTCTCGCAGACAGCAACCGAACAGGCCGCCGGGGTGGAGGAAGTTTCCTCCAGCATGGAAGAGATGACCGCCAACATCCAGGCCAGCGCCACCAATGCGCAGGAAACCGAAACGCTCGCGTCCTCTGCTGCGTCCGAGGCGGAAAAAAGCGGACGTGCCGTGCAGGAAACCGTGGATGCCATGAAAACCATTGCGGAAAAGATTCTGGTCATCGAGGAAATCGCCCGGCAGACCAACCTGTTGGCCCTGAATGCGGCCATCGAGGCGGCCCGGGCCGGTGAGCACGGCAAGGGCTTTGCCGTGGTTGCGGCCGAGGTGCGCCAGCTTGCGGAACGCAGCGGCACGGCGGCCGCGGAAATCGGGGAACTGTCCTCGTCCACGGTGGACATTGCCGGAAGGGCCGGAACCATGATCGACAAGCTGGTGCCGGACATAGCCCGCACAGCCGAACTGGTGCGCGAAATAACCTCGGCCAGCAACGAGCAGAACGCCGGGGCACAGGAAATCAACACCGCTGTCCAGCAACTGGACAGCACCATTCAGCAAAACGCGTCAGCTTCCGAGGAAATGGCGGGCACGGCCGACCAGCTGGCCAATCAGGCCAACGCCCTGCAGCAGGCCATGGCCTTCTTCAACATCGGCCACCACCGCGGAACAGGGACGATCACCGCCTCGCACGCACCGCAGGCCCTGCCGCAGGGAGATGCCGAGGACGACGAGTTCGACCGGTTCTGA